One window of Akkermansia biwaensis genomic DNA carries:
- a CDS encoding TIGR00730 family Rossman fold protein has translation MKHPDFLDNRDFTGEDKKRPSTLHMDTSYKALEGDVKRLSEAASTRHDPRYLQEYIKTGINMAQSDASDHDFTVLIRAGREMYRANCVFAPYRHIRKVSIFGSARIRHDEPAYETAREFAREANEHGYMVITGGGPGIMQAANEGAGEERSFGLNITLPYEQTSNHVVANSNKLINFYYFFVRKLNFVAESDAMVAFPGGFGTMDEVFETLTLIQTGKATIYPIVLLDSPGKTFWLNWLAFIRVELVDSGLISEDDLHLIHVTKNPAEAIDHIDRFYRIFHSYRFIGDTIAIRLNTLIPAQWVEHLERDFADLILPGGRMVQTGPLPDEADEPHLDKLPRIAFPVRRGNYGRLRLLIDRINEAPSRTYTPAPHA, from the coding sequence ATGAAGCATCCTGATTTTCTGGACAACAGGGATTTCACGGGGGAAGACAAGAAGCGCCCCTCCACCCTGCACATGGACACCAGCTACAAAGCCCTGGAAGGGGACGTAAAAAGACTTTCGGAAGCCGCCTCCACCCGGCATGACCCCCGCTATTTGCAGGAATATATCAAAACGGGCATCAACATGGCGCAGTCGGACGCTTCCGACCACGATTTCACCGTCCTGATCCGCGCCGGGCGGGAGATGTACCGCGCCAACTGCGTGTTCGCGCCGTACCGCCACATCCGCAAGGTATCCATCTTCGGTTCCGCGCGCATCCGGCACGATGAGCCGGCCTATGAAACGGCGCGGGAATTCGCCCGGGAAGCCAACGAACACGGCTACATGGTCATCACGGGCGGCGGTCCCGGCATCATGCAGGCGGCCAATGAAGGGGCCGGGGAGGAACGCTCCTTCGGCCTGAACATCACGCTGCCCTATGAACAGACCTCCAACCATGTGGTGGCCAACAGCAACAAGCTGATCAACTTTTACTACTTCTTCGTCAGAAAGCTGAACTTCGTGGCGGAAAGCGACGCCATGGTAGCGTTCCCCGGCGGCTTCGGCACCATGGACGAAGTGTTTGAGACCCTCACGCTGATCCAGACCGGGAAAGCCACCATTTACCCCATCGTCCTGCTGGACTCCCCCGGCAAGACCTTCTGGCTGAACTGGCTGGCCTTCATCCGCGTGGAGCTGGTGGACTCGGGACTGATTTCGGAAGACGACCTGCACCTGATCCACGTCACCAAGAATCCGGCGGAAGCCATCGACCACATCGACCGGTTCTACCGCATTTTCCATTCCTACCGCTTTATCGGGGACACGATCGCCATCCGCCTGAACACCCTCATTCCGGCCCAGTGGGTGGAACATCTGGAACGGGACTTTGCGGACCTGATCCTGCCCGGAGGCCGCATGGTCCAGACCGGCCCCCTGCCGGATGAAGCGGACGAACCCCATCTGGACAAACTGCCGCGCATTGCCTTCCCCGTCCGGCGCGGCAATTACGGCAGGCTGCGCCTGCTGATCGACCGCATCAACGAGGCCCCCAGCAGGACCTACACCCCCGCCCCCCATGCCTGA
- a CDS encoding DNA-directed RNA polymerase subunit alpha, with product MSENETTTAEETAVTTLARFEVPSRLEKIEDPNDPNHLTFVAEPFENGYGHTLGNSLRRVLLGSLEGAAITSVRIAGAQHEFSSLPGVVEDVTEIVLNLKKVKFKHHGKEPRLLSLRVHKQGVVTAADIADDTTYQVVNPDQIICTLDQDTMFECEFQVRVGRGFATGDENKVPDMPIGVIPIDSIFSPVTRVKYSVQNTRVGQMTDYDKLTLEVWTDGRISPADAMLQASAILRHHLDVFVNYDDNQVNFEEAPSAVQDEETARLRKLLNMSVNEIELSVRAANCLNNANITTVGQLAMKSESEMLKYRNFGKKSLNEIKDKLLELGLSLGVQVDPSLLTGPVPQAKPRLGLEEESPVGLADLIAANIEDDDD from the coding sequence ATGTCGGAAAACGAAACCACTACTGCAGAAGAAACGGCCGTTACCACGCTGGCCCGCTTTGAAGTCCCTAGCCGCCTGGAAAAGATTGAGGATCCGAACGATCCGAACCATCTGACCTTTGTGGCGGAACCGTTTGAAAACGGTTACGGACACACGCTTGGCAACTCCTTGCGCCGCGTTCTTCTGGGCTCCCTTGAAGGGGCTGCCATCACCTCCGTCCGCATCGCCGGCGCCCAGCATGAATTCTCCTCCCTTCCCGGGGTGGTGGAAGATGTCACGGAAATCGTGCTGAACCTGAAAAAGGTCAAGTTCAAGCACCATGGCAAGGAACCGCGCCTGCTTTCCCTGCGCGTGCACAAGCAGGGCGTCGTGACCGCCGCCGATATTGCCGACGATACCACTTACCAGGTCGTCAACCCCGACCAGATCATCTGCACCCTGGACCAGGACACCATGTTTGAATGCGAATTCCAGGTGCGCGTCGGCCGCGGCTTTGCCACCGGCGACGAAAACAAGGTGCCGGACATGCCCATCGGCGTGATTCCGATTGACTCCATTTTCTCCCCGGTCACCCGTGTGAAGTATTCCGTGCAGAATACCCGCGTAGGCCAGATGACCGACTACGACAAGCTGACCCTTGAAGTCTGGACGGACGGCCGCATCAGCCCGGCTGACGCCATGCTCCAGGCCTCCGCCATTCTGCGCCACCATCTGGACGTGTTCGTCAACTACGACGACAACCAGGTCAACTTCGAGGAGGCTCCCTCCGCCGTCCAGGACGAGGAAACGGCCCGCCTGCGCAAGCTGCTCAACATGAGCGTCAACGAAATCGAGCTTTCCGTACGCGCCGCCAACTGCCTCAACAACGCCAACATCACCACGGTTGGACAGCTTGCCATGAAGAGCGAAAGCGAAATGCTCAAGTACCGCAACTTCGGCAAGAAGTCCCTCAACGAGATCAAGGACAAGCTGCTGGAACTGGGTCTTTCCCTGGGCGTTCAGGTGGACCCCTCCCTGCTGACCGGCCCCGTGCCGCAGGCCAAGCCGCGCCTGGGCCTGGAAGAGGAAAGCCCCGTGGGCCTGGCGGACCTGATTGCCGCCAACATCGAAGACGACGACGACTAA
- the rplQ gene encoding 50S ribosomal protein L17, translated as MRHGVKTSKLQRNASHRRALLANQACSLILNGRITTTLAKAKALRPYVEKLITLAKRGDVHSRRQAIATIHNTTAVKRLFDEIAPLCAERKGGYTRIIKLGQRMTDSALVAMIEIIDLPRETAETEEAPATTEATA; from the coding sequence ATGAGACACGGTGTAAAAACCTCCAAGCTTCAGCGCAATGCCTCCCATCGCAGGGCTTTGCTCGCCAACCAGGCATGCAGCCTCATCCTCAATGGGCGGATCACCACCACCCTGGCCAAGGCCAAGGCTCTGCGCCCCTATGTGGAAAAGCTCATCACGCTTGCCAAGCGCGGTGACGTGCATTCCCGTCGCCAGGCCATCGCCACCATTCACAACACGACGGCCGTCAAGCGCCTGTTTGATGAAATCGCCCCCCTCTGCGCGGAACGCAAGGGCGGTTATACCCGCATCATCAAGCTTGGTCAGCGCATGACCGACTCCGCCCTCGTGGCCATGATCGAAATCATCGATCTGCCCCGCGAAACGGCTGAAACGGAAGAAGCTCCCGCAACGACGGAAGCCACTGCCTGA